Proteins from a single region of Chloroflexota bacterium:
- the trpB gene encoding tryptophan synthase subunit beta gives MATSPPLTVRGQFGPYGGRYVPETVIPALEELEEAYADIHDDADFQQELNALLDRYVGRPTPIYHAARLTAEIGGAQIYLKREDLAHTGAHKINNALGQALLAKRIGRTRIIAETGAGQHGVATAAACAMLGLECIVYMGEVDVHRQTLNVFRMKLLGATVVPVMSGSRTLKDAINETIRDWVTNVETTHYIIGSVVGPHPYPTIVRDLQSVIGSEAREQCLQQFGRLPDVVVACVGGGSNAIGIFHSFMDDTDVRLVGVEAAGHGIESGEHAATLVAGTPGTLHGAKSYLLQDDEGQIYEPHSISAGLDYPGVGPEHSYLKDLGRAEYVGVTDEQALEGFQHLCRAEGIIPALEPAHAMYHAAQMASELPTDNIVLVNLSGRGDKDMTIVAEGLGVAL, from the coding sequence GTGGCAACATCACCACCACTCACCGTGCGGGGACAGTTTGGCCCCTATGGGGGCCGTTACGTTCCCGAAACCGTAATACCGGCCTTGGAAGAATTGGAGGAAGCCTACGCTGACATACATGACGACGCTGATTTCCAGCAGGAACTCAATGCCTTGCTGGACCGCTACGTCGGACGCCCCACGCCGATCTACCATGCCGCCCGCCTGACCGCGGAAATCGGCGGCGCGCAGATATACCTCAAGCGCGAGGACCTGGCGCACACGGGCGCCCACAAGATCAACAATGCTCTCGGCCAAGCGCTCCTCGCCAAGCGCATCGGGCGGACCCGCATTATCGCCGAGACCGGCGCCGGACAGCATGGCGTCGCCACGGCCGCCGCGTGCGCCATGCTCGGACTCGAGTGCATCGTCTACATGGGCGAGGTTGACGTGCACCGCCAAACGCTCAACGTCTTCCGCATGAAACTGCTCGGCGCGACCGTCGTGCCGGTCATGTCCGGCAGCCGCACGCTCAAGGACGCTATCAACGAGACCATTCGTGACTGGGTGACCAACGTGGAGACCACCCACTACATCATCGGCTCCGTGGTGGGTCCGCATCCATATCCCACGATCGTGCGCGACCTGCAGAGCGTCATCGGCAGCGAAGCGCGGGAACAGTGCTTGCAACAGTTTGGGCGCTTGCCTGACGTCGTGGTAGCGTGCGTGGGCGGCGGCAGCAACGCCATAGGCATCTTTCATTCCTTTATGGATGATACCGACGTGCGTTTGGTTGGTGTGGAAGCCGCCGGGCACGGCATCGAAAGCGGCGAGCACGCCGCCACGCTTGTGGCCGGCACGCCCGGCACGCTCCACGGCGCCAAGAGCTACCTGCTGCAGGACGACGAGGGCCAGATCTACGAACCCCATAGCATCTCCGCCGGTCTGGATTACCCCGGGGTCGGCCCCGAGCACAGCTACTTGAAAGACCTGGGGCGCGCGGAGTACGTCGGTGTGACGGACGAGCAGGCGCTGGAGGGCTTTCAGCACCTCTGCCGGGCCGAAGGCATCATTCCCGCGTTGGAACCTGCGCATGCCATGTACCACGCCGCGCAAATGGCGAGTGAACTGCCCACGGACAACATAGTCTTGGTCAATCTCTCCGGCCGCGGGGACAAAGACATGACCATCGTCGCCGAAGGACTGGGGGTGGCGCTGTGA
- a CDS encoding FAD-binding protein: MEVPYDVHTTDVLVIGGGLAGCWAAIAATRQGSRALVVDKGFVGGSGCSVFAGGVVLYLTPDDDPADFVREHCRESELLIDPAWVEWLVQANYERISELDGWGAPFDRHEDGSLHRRLIYVGSRETVWRLGLDSVELMKLMRKQVLRTKQAKILDHAAIVKLLVQDGRVVGAVGIRRQDERLCLIQAKSVVLAAGGCAWKGTHFGHDMLCGEAYKLAWDAGASLMNMEYANGYIATNTRFDSHGQCILAAIGGKYLNGEGEPFLGKYSDKVPPAIHVIARGMASEIRAGRGPIQLDLSAVPGTDREMWLHAFKHIAELARRSGQDLFAERTQWHPGFNGSVSGSAGIHITDTSMATRVPGLYVAGDAATRGYVVGASSGITFLNLAWANASGFAAGEGAGKFAQGVAGDEISAAKAEDALAEAQRPMERENGLLPDVVYGHLQTQAMPTEVNIFREGERMQRALAHVRTLQREAVPRLFAPDFHELVKCYEVEATALTTALMYEAALKRTESRGWHYREDYPQRDDSGWLRWIIAEPNASSEPIFRYTPVPRDRLERLGILEPAAAV, translated from the coding sequence ATGGAAGTGCCTTATGATGTTCACACCACCGATGTCCTCGTAATCGGCGGCGGGCTGGCGGGTTGCTGGGCTGCGATTGCGGCCACGCGGCAGGGCAGCCGGGCGTTGGTAGTGGACAAGGGATTCGTGGGAGGGTCCGGCTGTAGCGTCTTCGCGGGTGGCGTGGTGCTCTACCTAACGCCGGATGACGATCCCGCAGACTTTGTGCGTGAACATTGCCGCGAGAGTGAGCTTCTCATAGACCCGGCGTGGGTGGAATGGTTGGTGCAGGCCAACTACGAGCGAATTTCGGAATTAGATGGCTGGGGTGCCCCTTTTGACCGCCATGAAGACGGATCCCTTCACCGCCGCCTCATCTACGTAGGTTCGCGCGAGACGGTCTGGCGGCTTGGCTTGGACAGCGTCGAGTTGATGAAACTCATGCGCAAGCAGGTCTTGCGCACCAAGCAGGCGAAAATCCTCGATCATGCCGCAATCGTGAAGCTTCTCGTCCAGGACGGTCGAGTTGTCGGCGCGGTGGGCATCCGGCGGCAGGATGAGCGGCTCTGCCTGATTCAGGCAAAGTCCGTGGTGCTGGCAGCGGGAGGCTGTGCGTGGAAAGGGACGCACTTCGGCCACGACATGCTCTGTGGCGAGGCATATAAGCTCGCATGGGACGCTGGCGCGTCCCTAATGAATATGGAGTATGCCAACGGCTACATTGCCACCAACACTCGCTTTGATAGCCATGGACAGTGCATTCTCGCTGCCATAGGCGGCAAGTACTTGAATGGAGAGGGTGAACCGTTTCTCGGCAAGTATTCGGATAAGGTTCCCCCGGCAATTCACGTCATCGCCCGCGGTATGGCATCCGAAATTCGAGCTGGGCGCGGGCCGATTCAGCTTGACCTCTCCGCAGTTCCCGGCACAGATCGAGAAATGTGGTTGCACGCTTTCAAGCACATCGCGGAACTCGCCCGTCGTAGCGGGCAGGACCTTTTTGCTGAGCGCACGCAATGGCATCCGGGATTCAACGGTTCCGTGTCGGGCTCTGCGGGAATCCATATAACTGATACCTCAATGGCTACTCGCGTGCCCGGTCTGTACGTTGCGGGAGATGCGGCCACACGCGGCTACGTGGTAGGCGCATCCAGCGGCATCACGTTTCTCAATCTCGCTTGGGCGAACGCGAGCGGCTTTGCCGCGGGTGAGGGCGCGGGGAAGTTTGCACAGGGCGTTGCTGGGGATGAGATTTCTGCTGCGAAAGCGGAGGATGCCCTGGCGGAGGCGCAGCGACCCATGGAGCGCGAGAACGGCCTGCTCCCCGATGTTGTTTACGGTCACCTGCAGACCCAGGCCATGCCAACGGAAGTAAATATCTTCCGTGAAGGAGAGCGCATGCAACGGGCACTTGCGCACGTGCGGACTCTGCAGCGGGAGGCCGTGCCACGCCTCTTCGCGCCGGACTTCCACGAACTCGTCAAGTGCTATGAGGTCGAGGCAACCGCCCTGACAACGGCGCTCATGTACGAGGCAGCGCTCAAGCGGACGGAGAGCCGGGGGTGGCACTACCGTGAAGACTATCCTCAGCGAGACGATAGTGGCTGGTTACGGTGGATAATCGCGGAGCCGAATGCGAGTAGTGAGCCGATCTTTCGCTACACTCCCGTACCTCGAGACCGGCTAGAGAGGTTGGGAATTCTTGAACCAGCGGCGGCGGTGTAG
- a CDS encoding MFS transporter: protein MAATATAAAPERPKLLAVGSWVLYDLANTIFSFNIVSLYFSLWIVNDMGGKDSDYALANSFSMFVVFLVAPFLGALSDQTPRRMPFLIATTLVCCLATFLLGITGIFIALLIFIVANVFYQSGLIFYDALLPVVSTPENRGRVGGIGVGIGYMGSFIGIIMGLIVLENNPDAKPLVFKLTAVLFLIFAVPCFLWVREQPRVGSVILGKQAAGRALKDLRQTLARLGELPNLRRFLIGRVFYTDAANTFIIFMGIYLTNEVGFSESEVQIALLLGILGATLGGLSWGFVVDWIGPKPSLLMVIGLWSFVITLTFSIPLFSLAPVLFWAIAPLGGYALGSTWAADRPLMLRLAPAEHIGQFYGLYAMVGRFAAIIGPLIWALIVNGLDWGRPVAVAAFLPMMAIAAWFIFRVDDTTEQTAPTDKTPQAV, encoded by the coding sequence ATGGCAGCCACCGCGACCGCCGCCGCGCCCGAACGTCCCAAGCTCCTCGCAGTCGGAAGTTGGGTGCTCTACGACCTTGCCAACACGATATTCTCCTTTAATATCGTTTCGCTCTATTTCTCACTGTGGATCGTCAACGACATGGGCGGGAAGGACAGCGATTACGCACTCGCCAATAGCTTCTCCATGTTCGTTGTCTTCCTGGTGGCACCGTTCTTGGGCGCGCTCTCGGACCAGACGCCTCGCAGGATGCCGTTTCTCATTGCGACGACGCTTGTGTGTTGCCTTGCGACGTTCCTGCTGGGCATCACGGGCATATTCATTGCGCTCCTGATATTCATCGTTGCCAACGTCTTCTATCAATCCGGACTAATCTTCTACGACGCGCTGCTCCCGGTCGTTAGCACGCCGGAGAACCGGGGGCGCGTGGGCGGCATTGGTGTCGGTATAGGCTACATGGGGTCGTTCATCGGCATTATCATGGGCCTCATCGTCTTGGAGAACAATCCCGACGCAAAACCGCTCGTTTTCAAGTTGACTGCGGTACTCTTCCTGATATTTGCCGTGCCCTGCTTTCTTTGGGTGCGTGAGCAGCCACGAGTCGGCAGCGTCATACTGGGGAAACAGGCTGCCGGTCGCGCGCTCAAAGATCTCCGCCAGACGCTCGCCCGCTTGGGTGAACTACCGAACCTGCGACGTTTTCTCATTGGTCGCGTCTTCTATACTGACGCCGCGAATACCTTCATCATTTTCATGGGTATCTACTTGACCAATGAGGTGGGCTTTAGCGAGTCAGAGGTGCAGATAGCCTTGCTGCTAGGCATCCTCGGGGCCACTTTGGGCGGGTTGTCGTGGGGCTTTGTCGTAGATTGGATTGGCCCAAAGCCGTCCTTGCTGATGGTGATCGGGCTGTGGTCTTTCGTCATCACCCTGACATTCTCCATACCTCTCTTCAGCCTCGCCCCAGTCTTATTCTGGGCAATTGCGCCGCTCGGGGGATATGCGCTCGGTTCCACGTGGGCCGCCGACCGGCCCCTGATGCTGCGTCTCGCCCCAGCAGAGCACATCGGCCAGTTTTACGGCCTCTATGCCATGGTGGGACGCTTTGCCGCCATTATCGGCCCGCTCATCTGGGCATTAATCGTCAACGGTCTGGATTGGGGCCGCCCAGTGGCGGTTGCAGCTTTCCTACCCATGATGGCGATTGCCGCTTGGTTCATCTTCCGTGTGGACGACACGACGGAACAGACTGCTCCCACAGACAAGACTCCGCAAGCCGTCTAA
- a CDS encoding sugar phosphate isomerase/epimerase, with product MLHVACSTLCFTQLPLDEALRRIAQLGFRYVDLGVQAWAHVSASDLVHSGESFGDTLQRGLEQAGVALSAMNVGLERAASVSLEEQTAAVAALAASHDLPAICINAPANGTPLGTAIEELRLLAALADRYGVTLCLETHIGCLTELPAVAVRLGESAPNLGLALDPSHFYAGPWQGRDFSATFPHTRIVHLRDAGTSPDRILVPPGEGCVDFSALLRGLVQVGYSGPLAVEYIDTRVGLDAYAKHVSHVKTMAALAERLLAGLEVSID from the coding sequence ATGCTGCACGTCGCGTGTTCGACGCTTTGCTTCACACAGTTGCCGCTTGATGAAGCGCTAAGGCGCATTGCACAATTAGGCTTTCGTTATGTCGATTTGGGTGTGCAGGCCTGGGCGCACGTGAGCGCATCGGATCTGGTGCATTCCGGTGAAAGTTTTGGCGACACGCTGCAGCGGGGATTGGAGCAAGCCGGCGTGGCGCTCAGCGCGATGAATGTGGGTCTCGAGCGGGCTGCCAGCGTCTCGTTGGAAGAACAGACTGCAGCCGTTGCTGCGCTCGCCGCCTCCCACGATCTCCCAGCAATCTGCATCAATGCGCCTGCAAACGGCACGCCTTTGGGAACAGCGATAGAAGAATTGCGACTACTTGCCGCTCTCGCCGATCGCTACGGCGTCACGCTCTGTCTCGAGACGCACATCGGTTGCCTCACCGAACTACCGGCCGTAGCGGTGCGGCTGGGCGAGTCGGCGCCGAATCTCGGCCTCGCCCTCGACCCCTCGCATTTCTACGCCGGCCCGTGGCAGGGCCGCGACTTCTCAGCTACGTTTCCCCATACACGCATCGTCCACCTTCGCGACGCGGGCACATCTCCTGACAGAATCCTTGTGCCGCCCGGCGAGGGATGCGTGGACTTTTCCGCACTTCTCCGCGGGCTGGTGCAGGTCGGTTACTCGGGACCTCTTGCCGTGGAATACATCGATACCCGGGTCGGGCTTGACGCTTACGCCAAGCATGTTAGCCACGTGAAGACGATGGCCGCCTTGGCAGAGAGACTGCTTGCAGGACTTGAGGTTTCAATCGATTAG
- a CDS encoding PRC-barrel domain-containing protein, with the protein MPLRRLERELADRPDTQFQDLRGLRVYDRCNRVMGKVRAVVVDTETNETVYAEIASPSILGLGNRRQLVRRDRLHHNARGLRLTRPTSQR; encoded by the coding sequence ATGCCCCTCCGTCGCCTCGAGCGCGAGTTAGCAGACAGGCCGGATACGCAGTTTCAAGATCTGCGCGGGTTGCGCGTCTACGACCGGTGCAACCGCGTAATGGGCAAAGTGCGCGCCGTTGTCGTAGACACGGAGACCAACGAGACGGTCTACGCTGAAATCGCGTCTCCTAGCATTCTGGGGTTGGGGAACCGGCGCCAGCTTGTACGCCGTGACCGGCTGCACCACAACGCGCGCGGCCTACGTCTCACGCGGCCTACGTCTCAAAGGTAG
- a CDS encoding ABC transporter substrate-binding protein translates to MQITRAQFLKTLGAVALGAVASPLLGACGGDEEESASGGPVSPSKVADIPVKIGYLPITDSTPLTLGYAGDYFANEGLNAEKPALFRGWSQLAEAFMADQVNVAHFLMPMTVWMRYGIGFPVKVVAWDHINGSALTVHQEGGIDSIKDLGGKQIAVPFWYSIHNVVLQMALRHHNLEAVIQDRNRELASNQVNLFVMAPPDMPTALGNRSIDGYIVAEPFNAAGELLANGKIIRFTGDIWKDHACCVAVLSEKYIDENPEWAQRVLNSIAKAQLGALKDIPGTAQLLSKDGSGLLPQAANVIERAMSKYDLETYGPQGTNAIHHPEWGASRIGFQPWPYPTYTIELVNQIKQTKVEGDTSFLGDLSGDHAAEDLVEYTLVREAYNAAGGPAAFNVAEEQAFERKEIIGIE, encoded by the coding sequence GCGCAGTTTCTGAAAACGCTTGGCGCAGTGGCTCTCGGCGCTGTTGCCAGTCCGCTGCTCGGCGCCTGCGGCGGTGACGAAGAAGAAAGCGCGAGTGGCGGGCCGGTGAGCCCCTCAAAGGTCGCGGACATACCCGTGAAAATTGGCTACTTGCCGATTACGGACTCCACGCCGCTCACGCTTGGATATGCTGGCGACTACTTTGCCAATGAGGGCTTGAATGCTGAAAAACCCGCGCTCTTCCGCGGCTGGTCGCAGCTTGCCGAAGCGTTCATGGCGGACCAGGTGAATGTGGCGCACTTTCTGATGCCGATGACGGTATGGATGCGCTACGGCATAGGCTTTCCCGTCAAAGTGGTTGCTTGGGACCACATCAATGGCTCGGCGCTGACCGTGCATCAAGAGGGCGGTATTGATAGCATCAAGGACTTGGGTGGCAAGCAAATTGCCGTGCCGTTCTGGTATTCGATCCACAATGTCGTCTTGCAGATGGCACTGCGCCACCACAACCTAGAGGCCGTCATTCAAGACCGCAATCGAGAGCTCGCCAGCAATCAGGTGAATCTCTTCGTGATGGCGCCGCCGGACATGCCGACTGCACTTGGTAACCGATCGATAGACGGCTATATCGTGGCGGAGCCATTCAACGCTGCCGGTGAGTTGCTCGCAAACGGGAAGATTATCCGGTTTACGGGTGACATTTGGAAGGACCATGCGTGCTGCGTGGCGGTGCTGAGCGAGAAATACATCGATGAGAACCCAGAGTGGGCGCAGCGTGTGCTGAACAGCATTGCCAAAGCTCAGCTTGGGGCGCTCAAGGACATTCCCGGTACGGCGCAGCTTCTGTCGAAGGACGGCAGTGGACTCCTGCCGCAGGCCGCCAATGTAATCGAACGTGCCATGAGCAAGTACGATTTAGAGACCTATGGCCCGCAGGGCACGAATGCCATTCACCATCCGGAGTGGGGCGCGTCACGGATTGGCTTCCAGCCGTGGCCGTATCCGACCTATACCATAGAGCTCGTGAATCAAATCAAGCAGACGAAGGTGGAAGGCGACACTAGTTTCTTGGGCGATCTCTCAGGCGATCACGCGGCGGAGGATTTGGTAGAGTATACGTTGGTTAGAGAAGCCTATAACGCCGCTGGCGGCCCTGCCGCGTTCAACGTTGCGGAAGAGCAAGCGTTCGAGCGCAAGGAGATCATCGGCATTGAGTGA
- a CDS encoding SAM-dependent methyltransferase, producing the protein MGVQLSRVVPWGRSLAEYVGMFALSQQDLGKRILGCADGPASFNAEMTARGHQVVSCDPIYVFSAQDLRLGFDETYAMMMAQMPAKRDNFVWDTIPSIEALGAMRQTAMGVFIRDFGCSQRGNRYVASALPRLAFADKAFDLALCSNFLFLYSEHLSGAFHVAALREFCRVATEVRVFPLLDLDGRVSPHLALALNALRHEGFFATVRTVPYEFLKGANEMLAITRTSE; encoded by the coding sequence ATGGGCGTGCAATTGTCTCGTGTTGTGCCCTGGGGTCGCTCGCTGGCTGAGTATGTGGGCATGTTTGCACTTAGCCAGCAAGACCTGGGGAAGCGCATCCTGGGCTGCGCGGACGGCCCCGCAAGCTTCAACGCGGAGATGACAGCGCGCGGCCATCAGGTCGTGTCCTGCGATCCCATCTATGTCTTTAGCGCTCAGGATCTTCGGCTGGGCTTCGACGAAACGTACGCGATGATGATGGCCCAGATGCCTGCGAAGCGCGACAATTTCGTATGGGATACCATACCGTCTATCGAGGCGCTCGGCGCAATGCGGCAGACCGCCATGGGAGTTTTCATCCGCGATTTTGGGTGCAGCCAGCGAGGCAACCGCTATGTCGCCTCTGCGCTCCCCCGCCTCGCCTTTGCCGACAAGGCCTTCGATCTTGCGCTCTGTTCCAATTTTCTCTTTCTGTACTCCGAGCACTTGAGTGGAGCCTTTCATGTTGCGGCCCTGCGCGAATTCTGCCGCGTCGCAACTGAAGTCCGCGTCTTTCCTCTACTCGATCTGGATGGCCGGGTCTCGCCCCACCTCGCTCTGGCGCTCAATGCCCTCCGCCACGAAGGTTTCTTTGCTACGGTGCGGACGGTGCCGTACGAGTTTCTCAAAGGCGCTAACGAGATGCTCGCAATCACACGGACAAGTGAATAG
- the trpA gene encoding tryptophan synthase subunit alpha: MSRISAAFAQAKAENRAALITYATVGYPTPSHSADVVRALLAGGSDIVELGIPFSDPLADGATIQHASQVALEQGTTLRMSLDLVRELRAEGVTTPLVFMGYNNPFLHFGLERVVDAAAEIGLDGFIVPDLPPEEGQEFGGLAQAHGLDLIPLLAPTSTESRIAANVNAGSGFVYCVSLTGVTGAREQLSATLPDFLGRVRQHTDLPLAVGFGVSRPEHVATIAQIAEGVVSASALINVLDETPANRRFAALTELVSAMREATAHTH; this comes from the coding sequence GTGAGTCGCATTAGTGCAGCGTTCGCCCAAGCGAAGGCAGAGAATCGAGCCGCGCTCATCACCTACGCTACCGTCGGGTATCCCACACCTTCCCATTCTGCGGACGTCGTGCGCGCACTGCTTGCCGGTGGCTCGGACATCGTCGAGCTCGGCATTCCCTTCTCCGACCCCCTTGCCGACGGAGCAACAATCCAACACGCATCGCAAGTCGCTCTCGAACAGGGCACCACGCTTCGCATGTCGCTTGACCTCGTACGCGAGCTGCGGGCGGAAGGAGTCACAACCCCCCTTGTCTTCATGGGGTACAACAACCCCTTCCTCCATTTCGGTTTGGAGCGCGTTGTGGACGCAGCCGCCGAGATCGGTCTCGACGGCTTCATCGTACCGGACTTGCCGCCGGAAGAGGGACAGGAGTTTGGGGGCCTTGCCCAGGCGCATGGACTCGACCTCATCCCGCTGCTGGCACCTACGAGTACGGAATCCCGCATCGCGGCCAACGTCAACGCCGGCAGTGGCTTCGTCTACTGCGTATCGCTCACCGGCGTCACCGGTGCCCGCGAGCAACTCTCCGCCACGCTGCCAGACTTTCTCGGCCGCGTGCGCCAGCACACCGACCTGCCCCTGGCCGTGGGCTTTGGGGTGTCGCGGCCCGAGCACGTTGCCACGATAGCGCAGATCGCCGAGGGTGTGGTGAGCGCGAGCGCCCTGATAAATGTGCTGGACGAGACCCCCGCAAATCGACGTTTTGCGGCCCTGACGGAACTCGTAAGCGCCATGCGCGAGGCTACTGCCCACACACACTAA
- a CDS encoding acetylxylan esterase — MSEAFDFDTYIMAHYEKHPPLLHFAGESREEWYVWQQQLRARLLDLMEPFPEQVPLEARVVEHREQFGVHYEKVVYTTAEDVQVPAWLLIPEDVAQPAPGIICLHGHGIYGKDNVAHVDYGEEDRARAIERANYDYGLQLARRGFVTLCPDARGFGERSEDFRRYGNRDGCNVNGIKTFLFGMNLMALNTWDDMRGLDYLASRPEVDADRLGCIGLSFGGTRAMYLAAVDERVKAADVVCYLTTFKQYALTQGNFCGSQFVPGILKYAEVADVCGLVAPRALLIESGIQDGGFPIAAAREAYAHLETIYAAAQVSESLWLDEFDGGHEFSGAKAFDFFNAYL; from the coding sequence GTGAGTGAAGCATTCGATTTCGATACGTACATCATGGCGCACTACGAGAAACACCCCCCGCTGCTGCACTTTGCCGGCGAGAGTCGTGAGGAGTGGTACGTGTGGCAGCAGCAATTGCGGGCGCGGCTGCTTGACCTCATGGAGCCGTTTCCGGAGCAGGTACCGCTGGAGGCACGCGTCGTCGAGCATCGGGAGCAGTTTGGCGTCCATTACGAGAAAGTGGTGTACACTACTGCCGAAGACGTCCAGGTTCCGGCGTGGCTCTTGATTCCGGAGGATGTCGCGCAGCCGGCTCCCGGCATCATCTGCTTACACGGACACGGAATATACGGCAAGGATAACGTGGCGCATGTGGACTACGGTGAGGAAGATAGGGCCCGCGCGATCGAACGCGCTAACTATGACTACGGCCTGCAGCTTGCCAGGCGCGGTTTTGTGACCCTGTGCCCCGACGCGCGGGGCTTTGGCGAGCGCAGTGAAGACTTCCGGCGCTACGGCAACCGCGACGGCTGCAACGTGAACGGCATCAAGACCTTCCTCTTCGGCATGAACCTGATGGCGCTCAACACCTGGGACGACATGCGGGGACTTGACTACTTGGCGAGCCGCCCGGAAGTAGACGCGGACCGGCTTGGTTGCATCGGCCTCTCGTTTGGCGGCACACGCGCAATGTACCTTGCGGCAGTGGATGAGCGGGTGAAAGCGGCTGACGTGGTGTGCTATTTGACGACCTTCAAGCAGTATGCGCTCACCCAGGGCAACTTCTGCGGATCGCAGTTCGTACCCGGCATCCTCAAGTACGCGGAAGTGGCCGATGTTTGCGGCTTAGTAGCGCCGCGGGCGCTCCTCATCGAGTCCGGCATACAAGACGGAGGCTTTCCGATTGCGGCCGCGCGTGAGGCGTATGCACACTTGGAAACCATCTACGCGGCGGCGCAGGTATCGGAAAGCCTCTGGCTCGACGAATTCGACGGCGGGCACGAGTTCAGCGGTGCCAAAGCCTTCGACTTCTTCAACGCCTACCTTTGA
- a CDS encoding 4Fe-4S binding protein, whose translation MAIEKVYEDLCIGCTLCVKVCPLDVLRMDDKKKAYIRYQDDCQSCLLCEIYCPTDAIYVGPENPREVPFTIVELAQVT comes from the coding sequence GTGGCAATTGAAAAAGTGTACGAAGACCTCTGTATCGGCTGCACCCTTTGCGTAAAAGTCTGCCCGTTAGACGTTCTGCGTATGGATGATAAGAAGAAAGCCTATATCAGGTACCAAGATGACTGCCAGTCTTGCTTGTTGTGCGAGATCTATTGCCCAACGGATGCCATCTACGTTGGACCGGAGAATCCCCGCGAGGTGCCATTCACCATTGTGGAATTAGCACAGGTAACCTAA
- a CDS encoding ABC transporter permease produces the protein MSEAMRTEGRLAEPACDDKRSGSATARSVSEPAASRWWVQVRSIGLPVIGFLVILLFWQVLTGGLLTDSGIVMAFQPRNAFRELVGFFVSGVIYSHIVASLERIGLGLALAVAIGVPIGVIIGHYRTAERASSLAFQFIRMISPLSWMPIAIIAFGVGSNPVIFLIAIAAVWPMIINTAHGVSSLDQRWIRAARTLGANEWKLVRMVILPAIVPDMLTGLRLAVGLAWVVLVPAEMLGVSDGLGYYILDTRDRFNYGELMAVILIIGVIGYALDQLIRSLRVHVSWDQEER, from the coding sequence TTGAGTGAGGCCATGCGCACGGAAGGACGGCTGGCCGAACCCGCTTGCGACGATAAGCGCTCCGGCTCAGCGACGGCGAGGAGCGTTTCGGAGCCGGCCGCGAGCCGTTGGTGGGTGCAAGTACGCAGCATAGGCCTACCAGTCATAGGCTTCCTCGTCATCCTGCTCTTCTGGCAGGTGCTTACGGGCGGTCTGCTGACTGACTCCGGCATCGTGATGGCGTTCCAACCTCGCAACGCCTTTCGCGAGCTCGTGGGCTTCTTTGTCAGCGGTGTCATTTACTCCCACATCGTTGCAAGCTTAGAGCGCATTGGGTTGGGATTGGCCCTAGCGGTTGCAATTGGGGTGCCGATTGGCGTCATCATCGGCCATTACCGGACTGCCGAACGCGCATCTTCGCTCGCTTTCCAGTTCATCCGCATGATTTCGCCGTTGTCTTGGATGCCGATTGCGATCATCGCGTTTGGTGTAGGGAGCAATCCCGTCATCTTCTTGATTGCAATTGCCGCGGTGTGGCCGATGATCATCAATACGGCTCATGGTGTGAGCAGTCTGGACCAGCGTTGGATTCGGGCAGCGCGCACCCTGGGCGCCAACGAGTGGAAGCTTGTGCGCATGGTCATCCTGCCTGCGATTGTCCCGGACATGCTAACGGGTCTCCGGTTAGCAGTGGGTCTTGCGTGGGTCGTCTTGGTGCCCGCGGAGATGTTGGGTGTTTCCGATGGCCTGGGCTACTACATTCTGGATACACGCGACCGCTTCAACTACGGTGAACTCATGGCCGTCATTCTCATTATTGGCGTTATCGGCTATGCGTTGGACCAGCTCATCCGCTCGCTCCGCGTGCACGTCTCTTGGGACCAGGAGGAGCGCTAA